GAAACAACTAGATCCTGAAATAAAGGAGGAAGGAATGTGGAACACTGAAATCTCTAATAAAATATAATCCAATTTTACCCTTGGTTCCTAAGCAATAATTTCAATGCATTGTGGTGCAGATGTGTCAGAGATCAGCGTCTCTCTAGACAATAAGCCTGTTGATGACACCCCTTTGATTCAAGGTACATATATAATTGAGTGTCTCTTAAAAAGTGGAACCCATATTTCGTGTCTTGTAGTTGAATTTTTTGAGAAGCAACTCTAATAAAAACAAAACGTGATAGATAGCCAATCCTACTTCTCTTATTTAGCTTTTGCTTTTCTCTCCATTGAACTTGTTAAAAACTCCAACCACTCTTTTCTTGATACAATGGCAGTTGCAAACTCAAATGATACAGGCAAAGGTGTTAACAGTGGAGCTACCGTTGAAAACGGGCAACAGTTTCTGGTTCCTTCAGCTGATGAGGAGCAAACACAGCAAAAAATCGACAGGGATGGTGCTACTAGCGCAGCAGATGAGAACCACTCGCCAGACAAAGGACGTCTCTCCCCGATTCAACCATCTCGTGATATGAACATATCAAACATTGTGACTAGTGGACCCGATGGAGTAAGAGTAGAAACTATATTTCACACAGAAGGTGTCTCTCATCTGTTTGAAGGAACAGAACCTAGAAAGCCAGATTTTGGTCTGGCCAAAGTAACAGGTGTCTTCTTTGTTTGAAGATTTATTAGTTAACGTACTTTGTAGTCGATCTCATTCATACCTTTTCTAACTTTCCGCGTCCGTTTAGGTGTGATGGAATCAGGTGACGGAGCACCAATTCGTGGAATTGATATTCCACCACTCCCACTGAGTTCGCTGGAAGAAGGAACTCTAACCGAACCGTTAGTGGGACCAGCTGTTGCAGGACCAGTCGTTGAAGGACGTAAAGTGGAGATCTTGAAAAGCATTGTATATGGAGGTCTGATAGAAGCCATCACAAGCCTCGGTGTTATCTCATCTGCCGCTGGTTCTGGTGCTTCAACATGTAAGTACACCCTTCAGCCTTAGCATTCCACTTCCACTGTGAAACACAACACACAAAAAATCCCAACACTCGTATGTATCATTGTGGTTGCAGTGAACATTTTGGTATTGGGGCTTGCAAACTTGTTTGGCGGGCTTATTCTCATTATCCATAACGTGAGTGATCACTTAAATCTTTCCTCATATTGATGCATAAACTTGGTAATATAAAAAACTTCATTTGCAGCTCCAAGAACTTAGAGAGGAGGAACCCATAACAACAGAGGATAACCAGACAAACGTTCAAGAAGAAGGTCGGTACAAGCGACTCCTTGGAAGAAGAGAAAACTTCACGCTCCACGTAACAGTCGCAATCATATCCTTCATAATCATGGGGCTACTCCCTCCTATAGTCTACTACTTCTCATTCAGCAAAACACACAACAGAGACTACAAAGTCGCATCAGTCTTCGGGGCGTCTCTGCTATGCATCGTCTTGCTGGCTCTAGCCAAAGCTCACGTGAGGAGCCCGAGAGGAAGCCACCTGAAGAGCGTTCTGAAATACGCGATGATAGCTGTGTCGGTGTCGGGGATATCTTACGTGGTTGGTAACTTTGTGGATCACTTGCTTGAGAAGTACGGATGGTCTGACGGATCGGAGACTCCGGCGGCAGAGATGATGCTTTCACTGCTGGGGAGAAAGGCTGGTAGCTTCGGGTACTCATCATCTTACTAGAACTGTATCTCGTCAACCTCATATTCTACTTTTCGCTTCCACTCTGTGCTTTGAGAGAGCTGTCGTTAGACTTTTTGTTTGCCTTTTAAAACCAAACCTTTGTTGTGACTTGTGACTTGTGAGTGTAGAAAGTCGTTTCCAAGCACACAAATAAATTGCGACGTGAGGTTTGCCCTTTTTTCAATTCAGTTTGTTTGCATTTAACCAAAAAAAGGGGAAACAGAAGGTTCTACCGAGAATTGAACTCGGGTTACTAGATTCAGAGTCCAATGTCCTAACCGCTAGACCATAGAACCATTTGATAAAACGATAGATATTTTCTTATATAAACGGGTTGTTCGTTCCAATGGCGGACATGAGTTACGCTCGCATTGGGTAATAATGATATAATGACTGTATCCAATTGGTTGGGTTGGTAAGATAACCGTCGGATTCAAATTCGAATTAAAGAGAGCCACAGTATCTGAACGGCTCAGATTCGATCTCTCTTTCTTTTCTCCCTCATTTTCAGAGATCACAGAGGCCAACGAAGAAAAGCATTCCGCCTTTCCCAGAAACGGCGACGAGAGAAAGAGAGAGGAAGGGGGAGAGACATAGTCAGGGCCCGATTTGGTTTCCCTGTAACAAAAAATTTCAGTTTTCGTCTTTCAATTTTCTTTCCCTTTTCTCTCTTCTCCAGATTTGTCTAATCGAATCCATTCTCAAAGATTACTGTATCGCTTTTGCTCCTGTTAATCGGGTTTGAAAGAAAGGAATTTTCATTTCTGAGAAGAGTGATTCTAGAAAGAAGAAGAAAAATTAGGAAGGGGATTTTTTTGACCTAATTTTTTTTTATTTTGAATTTAGGGGATTTTTGTTTTGTTTTTGTTTTTTCAATTTTGTGGAAAATTGATTTGTGGTGAATGGAAACGGATAGTATGGAATCGTCGACGAGAAGCGTTCAGAACGATGAGATCCATCACAACGGAACTTTCCACTTCTCTTCCACCAAGAGCCACGGCGGCGGCGGAGGCGCTTCTCCCGCCGTCGTTACCAATATAGTCGGTCCCACGGCGACTAGCGTCTACGAGCTTCTCGAGTGCCCTGTCTGTACCTGTTCTATGTATCCTCCTATCCATCAGGTGATTCTCCCATCTTCTCATCTGTTAATTTGATTCACGATGTTAGATGTGTTCATATCATCATAGTGTTAGAACAAATTGATTCTTAGCAATTACTATGCTAGATTGTATATAATGTGCTTGTTTTGTAGGTTTCGATGTTGCTTGATATCATGTGGTAATCTGAAAAAAAGTCTCTGCCTTTTTCTTGTTGCAGTGTCATAATGGACACACGTTATGTTCTACCTGTAAAGTGAGAGTTCATAACCGGTGTCCCACCTGTAGACAAGAGCTTGGTGATATAAGATGTTTAGCTCTTGAGAAAGTTGCCGAGTCCCTTGAGCTTCCTTGCAAGTTTTACAACCTCGGATGCCCTGAGATTTTTCCTTATTACAGCAAACTGAAACACGAGTCTCTCTGTAACTTCAGACCTTACGGTTGTCCTTATGCTGGCTCCGAGTGTGGTGTCGTAGGAGACATCCCTTTCCTTGTTTCCCATCTCAGGGATGATCATAAAGTCGACATGCACGCTGGTTCCACTTTCAACCACCGTTATGTCAAGTCTAATCCGCGTGAAGTGGAGAACGCCACTTGGATGCTAACCGTGAGCATATCTCTTGTCTAGTAAACATGTTTAGCTTCAATGTTTTGGACATCTCATCTTTGTGTTCCTTGTTTGGGTTTCAGGTGTTTCATTGCTTTGGGCAATACTTTTGCCTCCATTTTGAAGCGTTCCAGCTCGGGATGGGTCCGGTATACATGGCGTTCCTGAGATTCATGGGTGACGAGGAAGAAGCACGGAGCTACAGCTATAGCTTAGAAGTTGGTGGCAGTGGGAGGAAACTAACTTGGGAAGGAACACCAAGAAGCATCAGAGATAGCCACAGGAAAGTAAGAGACAGCAACGACGGTCTCATCATCCAGAGGAACATGGCTCTCTTCTTCTCCGGAGGCGATAGGAAAGAGCTTAAACTTAGAGTCACCGGTAAAATCTGGAAAGAGCAACACAGTCCAGATTCTGGGCTTTTCATGCCAAACCTATCTTCCTGATCGTTCATGCGTTCTCCTTTTTTTTTCTCTATCTTTGAGAACGAAAGTTGTATGATGAAGACGTTTACACACTTCTTCTTTGTCTGTATCTTAAACATATCTTGAATGAATGTGTTTGATCTTATCACAAGTTAATAAATCTCGTTTGTTGGAACTAGTTCAGATTCTCAAATCTTAAGATTCATTCATATATGGAGATTGGAGATGATCGAAGTGGTAAAAGATAATGTGATTACGAGGAATGATAACTTGTGATTAGCCTTTCACCGACCTTTATAGTTACTTCAGACGCAAGTAAATCTGTGCTGCAAAAAATGGAGGTGCGGGGATCAAACACCCTGTTTGATAAAAACTACGGAAATTTTGTTTGTTTAGGTTGAAAATCTACCGACTTAAACAATGATCAAAGTGTAAGAAATCAACCGTCTTGTCCAGATGGACGCAAAGTTACGAGTTTGGTTTATAAAGTTTATATGAATCTGTTTATTGCTGACAAAAAATATAAACAATGATCAAGTGTAAGATAAATATATGATGGTATTCAATTCCAGTAAATTGCTTAAGATTTGTTATTATGTAAGGTTTCAACAAATCTTTTTTCTTTTTTCAAAAAAAAAAAGATATGTCTAACAGATTTCAACAAATCTCGTTTTCCGTTAAGTGTCAACAGGTTTTCACACAAATATTAAAATATCACTCTAAATAAAACTAGGAAAATATATAAATCCTATTCCTTTTCCTAGAAACAAATCCTAATCATCTAAAATCAATTAAAATGTTATAAATTGTATAATTTATTTTTAGAGCAAATTTACATATTATTAAACTCAATGGTAAACAGGAAAATACTCTGAATAAAGGAAAGTATACGAATTTTGGAAAATCAAGGTATGATTTGTTTTTTCTCGAACCTTCCTTTTTGCGTTTATAGCTTCCCCTATAAATACCTTAGTCTCTGTTTCATTAACAATTACAAATTTCATTCTGATTTACAATCCTCTAGACTACATCAGAAAACAAACCTAAGAGCTTAACCAAAACCAATGGCGATTATCTCTGAGATGCAAGAGGAGAAGAGACCTTCGGTGCCGTTCGAGGCAAGTCTTGATCCTTCAAACCCTCTAGGGTTTTTGGAGAAAGCTTTTGACTTTATCGGGAAAGAGAGCGACCTTCTGTTGAAAGACTCGGCAGAAAAGGATATCGCCACCGCTGTGACGGCCGCGAATAAGAGGTTGAGTGAAGCAGAGAAGAAGAAGGCGGAGAAGGAGACGGTGAAGCCCATTGAGAAGAAGTCGACGAAGGAGAGCTTGCCTCCGATGGAGCCCATGGAGGTGGAGAAGCCAAAGAAGGAAAGCTTGAAGCCCACGGAACCCATGGAGGTCGATAAGCAGGAGGAAGAAAAATCGGGTCCCATCGGTAAGCCCTTTGATCTTGATTTTATTTGATTCTGCTGTTATATGGACTAGGGTTTTGGAGAAAGTTTAGATCTTTAAGTTTATATGAACTAGTTCTTGAGTTGTTAGATCAGACAACTAACTCCTTGTTCCTTTTGATGCAGTTCCCAACAAAGGAAACGGTCTTGACTTTGAGAAGTACTCATGGACACAGAATCTCCAGGAGGTCACAGTCACCATTCCAGTTCCTTGCGGCACCAAGTCACGCTCAGTCACCTGTGAGATCAAGAAGAACCGTCTGAAAGTTGGTCTCAAAGGACAAGAACCAATCGTCGATGGAGAGTTCTTCAATGCTGTCAAGCCTGACGACTGCTTCTGGAACATCGAGGATCAAAAGGTCGTATCGGTGCTCTTGACAAAGCAGGACCAGATGCAGTGGTGGAAGTGCTGTGTGAAAGGGGAACCCGAGATTGACACTCAGAAGGTTGAACCAGAGAGCAGCAAACTGTCTGATTTGGACCCGGAAACTCGGAGTAGCGTTGAGAAGATGATGTTTGATCAGAGGCAGAAGCAGATGGGGCTCCCGACGAGTGATGAGATAGAGAAGCAGGATATGATGAAGAAGTTTATGTCTCAGCATCCTGAGATGAATTTCTCTAATGCAAAGTTTAACTGATCTTAATTCCTTGTTCTCTCTTTTTAATTTTTTTTATTTTAACTATCATCTTGTTATTCTGGCTTTAAGATTTAATC
This sequence is a window from Brassica oleracea var. oleracea cultivar TO1000 chromosome C1, BOL, whole genome shotgun sequence. Protein-coding genes within it:
- the LOC106308449 gene encoding membrane protein of ER body-like protein isoform X3 is translated as MGSAAEVNEPTTAGTEKLHHPVNLEEEEEEQVVELERKTSSFPHGKRPDSADGSTITTNNSSSSSFSEGIPDPRNGEGEHIAIENLEVPESPVVGFHEEHHDGNVFFDGEEGSESADAEPDAHESHTADNLSAEKRERASENGSASEDNNKGPSGEIEEVQDTDLPKEVVAVVVQRTADVIEEEEEVDIDDVEDYNVEKVLDNQETHDLFCPNCHSCITKRVVLKKRKRKIRHAPEDPKRVRGPDPIDPILRSEDNEPSPVGGDSSTPESFFYKCLSCFSIFIPKGVDSKPVAPSEIVERLNTQPKPQEEATAHSNWFGSMFGSKKKEPPVQQGGAMPSIPEASLPRDNPSVLGEETAGSKAPALVQEGPVPSIQDVSEISVSLDNKPVDDTPLIQVANSNDTGKGVNSGATVENGQQFLVPSADEEQTQQKIDRDGATSAADENHSPDKGRLSPIQPSRDMNISNIVTSGPDGVRVETIFHTEGVSHLFEGTEPRKPDFGLAKVTGVMESGDGAPIRGIDIPPLPLSSLEEGTLTEPLVGPAVAGPVVEGRKVEILKSIVYGGLIEAITSLGVISSAAGSGASTLNILVLGLANLFGGLILIIHNLQELREEEPITTEDNQTNVQEEGRYKRLLGRRENFTLHVTVAIISFIIMGLLPPIVYYFSFSKTHNRDYKVASVFGASLLCIVLLALAKAHVRSPRGSHLKSVLKYAMIAVSVSGISYVVGNFVDHLLEKYGWSDGSETPAAEMMLSLLGRKAGSFGYSSSY
- the LOC106308465 gene encoding E3 ubiquitin-protein ligase SINAT4-like, with the protein product METDSMESSTRSVQNDEIHHNGTFHFSSTKSHGGGGGASPAVVTNIVGPTATSVYELLECPVCTCSMYPPIHQCHNGHTLCSTCKVRVHNRCPTCRQELGDIRCLALEKVAESLELPCKFYNLGCPEIFPYYSKLKHESLCNFRPYGCPYAGSECGVVGDIPFLVSHLRDDHKVDMHAGSTFNHRYVKSNPREVENATWMLTVFHCFGQYFCLHFEAFQLGMGPVYMAFLRFMGDEEEARSYSYSLEVGGSGRKLTWEGTPRSIRDSHRKVRDSNDGLIIQRNMALFFSGGDRKELKLRVTGKIWKEQHSPDSGLFMPNLSS
- the LOC106297784 gene encoding protein BOBBER 2-like — protein: MAIISEMQEEKRPSVPFEASLDPSNPLGFLEKAFDFIGKESDLLLKDSAEKDIATAVTAANKRLSEAEKKKAEKETVKPIEKKSTKESLPPMEPMEVEKPKKESLKPTEPMEVDKQEEEKSGPIVPNKGNGLDFEKYSWTQNLQEVTVTIPVPCGTKSRSVTCEIKKNRLKVGLKGQEPIVDGEFFNAVKPDDCFWNIEDQKVVSVLLTKQDQMQWWKCCVKGEPEIDTQKVEPESSKLSDLDPETRSSVEKMMFDQRQKQMGLPTSDEIEKQDMMKKFMSQHPEMNFSNAKFN